CATCATGGTCTTTCCGCTGCCGCTTTTAGGAGCCGCAAGCATCAGTCTGGGATAGGAATTATCCAATGTCGTTCCTCCCTTCCCCGCCAAAGGAAACCACATAAACCGGATTCTGCCCCATCATCAGATGGTAGTCCCCTGCTTCCCTTCCTTTGGATATCTGAACCTGAACGATTTCTGCCTTGACAGAATGCATTTTCAGCCAGGAAAGGATTTCTGCAAGGGACTCCAGAGCAATTACATTGATTACAATCCTGGTCCCTGGATTCTTCTTTAAAACCAGGGATAGTACTTGATCCATGGTGCCGGAAGTTCCTCCGATGAATACGTGAGTAGGCGCTTCAAGAGCGTCTAATGCCTCAGGTGCGGTTCCTTCAACGATTTTCAGGCAGCTTGCTCCAAATCTTTCCTTATTGGCCTTTATAAGATCTACGGCTTCCGCCTTCTTTTCAATTGCATATACCCGGCCTTCTGTAAGATACCGGGACGCTTCTATGGATACGGAGCCGGTTCCAGCCCCTATATCATACAGGACGGAGTCAGGTTTCAGTTCCAGCTTTGATATGGTGACAGCCCTGACCTCACTTTTCGTCATGGGCACATCTCCCCGGATAAATAGTTCATCTCTCATAAATTGCCTCCTAATGAATCTCATGCGGATATGCCTGCATATCTAGTTATTCTTTTAAACCTTACCTCTCTATTAACACAGCAGACAGCATATCAAAATCCTGCCCTTCCAGCTCCTCAGGGGTTCCAACGGTTATCCGTTCATCCGGATAGGAAAGTCGCTCTCCTACGGACAGCCTGACTTCATGAAATCCCT
This genomic stretch from Lacrimispora sphenoides harbors:
- the cbiT gene encoding precorrin-6Y C5,15-methyltransferase (decarboxylating) subunit CbiT, which codes for MRDELFIRGDVPMTKSEVRAVTISKLELKPDSVLYDIGAGTGSVSIEASRYLTEGRVYAIEKKAEAVDLIKANKERFGASCLKIVEGTAPEALDALEAPTHVFIGGTSGTMDQVLSLVLKKNPGTRIVINVIALESLAEILSWLKMHSVKAEIVQVQISKGREAGDYHLMMGQNPVYVVSFGGEGRNDIG